Below is a window of Caldalkalibacillus uzonensis DNA.
CTCATCATGACAATAAAAGCTGTCTGTCCCGGCAGTTTTGATCCGGTGACCTATGGCCATTTGGATATTATTCAGCGGGCTGCCAATGTGTTTGATCATGTGATTGTCGCTGTTTTAAACAACTCAAGCAAAAAACCGCTGTTTACAGTGGAGGAGCGGATGGAGCTGCTTAGGGAAGTCACCAGGGATATGTCCAATGTGGAAGTGGATTCTTTCAACGGACTGTTAATCGATTATATGAAGAAAAAAGGAGCCAATACCATTGTACGAGGCTTGAGGGCTGTTTCCGATTTTGAATATGAGCTGCAGGTCGCTTCCATTAACCGTAAGCTTGATGACTCCATAGAAACGTTTTTTATGATGACCAACAACAAGTACTCTTATTTAAGTTCAAGTATTGTCAAAGAGATTGCTAAATACCACGCTTCCGTCAGTGATCTGGTGCCTCCGGAAGTGGAAGAAGCTTTGATGAAAAAGTTTGGTCAGGTGTAGCAGGGAGGAGGATACCGATAGGAAAAGTGAAGAAAGGCAGCAATGAGGAAACTCAAAACTGCCTTTTTTTGACCTGCAAGAAAGCGAAAAAGATAAGGCTGGCTATAACCAGGACTAAAGCGGTTGTCAGCAGAGTGCTGAAAACAAATAAATGGCTGTGACTCCACACCGACACATTTTGGGGAACACTCTGTGTGATAGCCGGTAATGACAAGTGGGCCAGCAGGGGGAGCAAAGGCTTCCACAATACATAAGTCCAGGCACAGGCTAATGCAGCATGAATCAAGCGGGCCAACAAATAAGGGGAGTAGCGGATATCGGTTCTGGCCAGCATGCTGGCCACTTGGGCATGAACAGACAATCCGCTCCAGGCAATAATGGCACTGGCGATGGCCACCTTGTGAGCCAACGGAATCCCATCTCCTGCTTCACTGGCCATCTGGGTGCCGAGCGTGATTTCAAACAGCCCGGCAAGCAAGGCATGGATCAGCGCGGGGTCAACGCCCACTGGGAACAGCAGCAAAGTAAGAAAGAAAGCCATTACCTTATTTAGACCAATAATATGAAGGATATTAATAATCACTGAAAACATAATGATAAACCCGCCGATCAGCAATAAGGTTTGGATGGAAGACAAGACAGCATCACCCATTAATTGGCCAATGGTCCGTCCGTCTTTGACCCGGGCCCGATGCATGGCCTGCAGGGCACGGTAAAGAATGTTGTGATTGTTTTGCGGAAAAAAGGAACGGCGCTTTTTCGGCGGCTTAGATTCATGGTAATGATGAAAGCGCATGATGAGCCCCACACAAATGGCAGAAAGGTAGTGGGAAAGGGCAATGATGACACCCAGGCGCACATCATGGAAAAAGCCAACCGCCACTGCACCAATCATAAACAAAGGGCCTGACGTGCTGGTAATGGAAACCAGCCGTTCCCCTTCGGCGCGGGTAATCAATTCTTCTTCCCTAAGGCGGACAGTCAGTTTAGCCCCCATTGGATAACCTGAAGCGATCCCCATCGACATGACAAATCCTCCCACACCTGGGACACGGAACAAAGGGCGCATACAGGGTTCCAACAGAACACCCAGAAAATGAACCACACCAAATCCCATCAATAGTTCCGAAGTGATAAAAAAGGGGAGGAGTGCAGGAAAAACAACTTCCCACCATATGGTTAATCCCCGCAGGGAGGCATCGAACGACTGCTGAGGAAAAGAGAGAATGGAAACCACTAACACTAAGGAAAATAAGGCCATGCATCCTGTTTTGACATAGGCTGCCCGTTGCATACCTACCCTCCTCGTACAAGTCAGGCTTGTATATGTCTACGTTGCAACAGACAGCTTTAGACCTTTTTGAGGGAAATTCCTGTTCAGCTGAGGAAAGAGCTAATCAGAGAATGGACCGGTTATGATCCTTCCTGCTTACGAATAAGCATTAAAGAGGTGAACATCGTGATTAGGAACCAGAATCAAATTGAACAGCAACAACCAAAAATCGGTCTTGCTCTGGGGGCAGGAGGTGCCCGGGGGCTGGCGCATATCGGCATTTTGCAAGTGCTGGAAGAACATAATATACCGGTCCATTGTATTGCCGGAAGCAGCATCGGCGCCCTGGTGGGCAGTTTTTATGCAGTGGGTCATTCACCACAGCAGATGAGAAAATTCCTTTCCCTTTTTCCTCAAAAGTACTGGTTGGATTATACAGTACCCAAGATGGGTTTTATTGCTGGTGACAAAGTGAAAGAGATCGTGCGCATGCTTACTAAAAACAAACGAATCGAAGAGCTCGACAAGCCGCTGGCTATTGTAGCCACCCACTTACATAAAGGGGAAAGGACTGTCTTTCGCCAAGGATCAATTGCAGAAGCGGTCAGAGCCAGTGTCTCCATTCCGGGCATTTTTGAGCCGGCAGTGATCGATGGAGAGCTTTACGTGGATGGCGGCGTGGTAGACCGCGTGCCTGTCTCTGTTTTGAAAGAGATGAAAGCGGACCTGATTGTGGCGGTTGATGTCTCCTATGTTGGGGAGACCAATCACCAGATTAAGTCCATTTTTGACGTGATTGCCCAGACCATCGATATTATGGAAAGGGAAATTCTTAAATACCGCATGTTTGATGTGGATGTTTTGATACGTCCCCAGGTGAATGCGTACAGCACCACCATGTTCTACAGAGGGGAAGAAATTATTCAAGAGGGGGTACGTTCAGCAGAACAAGCGATGCCGAGGATTCAAGAATCTATCAGGAAGTGGAGGGAATCAAATACACATGTTTAACGGGCGTAACGGAAGAAGCTGGGCATTAGTGCTGCTGATCACACTATTATTGGCAGGGGCATATTACTATCCCCTTCCTTATTTTGTGTCTCAACCGGGAGAGGCCATTGAACTGGAGCCATTGATACAAGTCCAGGGCGGCCATCCCGAGCAGGGAAGCTTTATGTTAACCACCATTCGCATGGGTGGGGCCAATGTCATCACCTATGCCTTGGCCCGGTGGAACGAGTATATGGAACTGATCGATAAGGAGCGCATTTTGGCCCATTATGAAGATGAAGAGGAATACAGCCGTTATCAGCTGGAGGCGATGGAAACCTCCAAAGATGCGGCGATTATTGCTGCTTATCAATTCGCTGGAAAGCAGGTGAATGTGGTCAATCATGGTATTATCGTCACTCACATATTAGCAGACATGCCGGCCAGGGAAACTTTGCAAATCGGGGATGTTATCACTCATGTGGATGGTTTGGCAGTCAATACATCGGAAGAACTGATTCAGTATATCCAAAGCAAAGAAGTGGGGGATCAGGTGGAGCTTATCTTTAAAAGAGGAGATGAGGAACAGACGGTCTCCCTTACCCTGCAGCCACTCCCCTCTGTGGAAGAAGGAGGGGAGGAACGGGCCGGAATCGGCATTGGCGCTGTCACGGACCGTCAAATTGAAGTGGAGCCACCGGTTGAGATTCAGACCAAACGAATTGGCGGCCCTTCTGCAGGACTGATGTTTGCCTTGGAAATTTATAATCAGTTGACCGAGGAAGATATCACTAAAGGCTATCGCATAGCCGGCACGGGAACCATTGATGCGGATGGCAGAGTGGGCCGCATCGGTGGTGTCCATCAAAAGGTGGTGGCAGCGGATCGTGCCGGAGCTGACATCTTTTTTGCCCCCAATGAAGGGGGGGCACCTGAGTCTAACTATCAACGGGCTGTGCAGGCTGCCCAGGATATTGGCACCCAGATGCAGATCGTGCCTGTGGATACCATTCGAGATGCAGTCGATTATTTGCGTCAATTGCCAGAGAAGTAATATTTATGTTCTGAGCGGGGGCTGGGCCAGCTCCCGTTTCCATTCTTTAGCCCGTATATCAGAGCGGTAGCCCAGCGTGTAGATCCGGGCTGCTTTGAGATCCCAATCCAGCATGGGGGGATGAGCTTGGCGAATGTTTGCGATCAGGGGGATCGTCAATTCTTTTTTGTACCGGTTTAAGAGTTCCCGTCCTTTAGCAGAATATCCCAGCAGCCGTAAATAGGCCGGCCCTTCTTGAAGGCTGAGATTCTCTATATCCTGTTTGTGGCATTGAGTCAAGGTATGGACCAGGATGCGCTGGATACGGTTCCAGGTATAGCGTTTGGTTTTTACTTGTTCAATCAGGTGTTTGGCAGAATGAGAAGAGAGAACGCATGCTTTGAGCCGGTGCTCAATCCCTTCCTCCATTTCATAAATACGGTTCAAATCTCTGGCTGAGTGGGACAGCAGCGCATATAAAAGGTAGGAGTAAAAATTTTCCCAACAGATAAGCCCCCTGCCTGCCTCGTATTCCTCCTTTAATACATCCAAGGTAAAGGACGGCACAAAAGGGCGTATGGCCTCCCAGTCAGGGACAGCCGTCTCCAGCAGGGCTTGGCGAATGCTGGTGGCACTGGCAATATGGGTGTCCGTTAAAGTCTGTTGGTGGTAGTGAGCCTTGTAACGCTTGATGGTTACTGGTTGAATGGTGCTTTTCAATTGATGCAAAGCCATGAGATAATGGAGACCCAGGATGTTATTGGGTTGTGCAAATGTTTTAGCATCGACCCTGTCCGATTTGTTTAACTGTGCTGCCAGCGCATGCCCATAAGCATAAGCATAGGGATGCCCCTCTTTCAGTTTGGCCTTCAGTGTCTTTTTAAATGACTGGGATTCTGTGGCCAGCATGCGGGCTGCAGTATTCAGTTCTTCCAGGTTGCCGCTTTCAGAGCCGAAGCACAGGTGGGTGACAAAGGGAAGCTGATTAAGCAGGAACACAGCGCCGTAAGCAAAGATTTCGGCTTGCTGGGTACTATAAACATAAGGCAGTTCAAAGACCAGGTCCACTCCCATGTCCAAAGCCATGCGGGTCCGGGCCCATTTATTGACCAGAGCAGGCTCCCCCCGTTGCAGAAAGTGGCCGCTCATGACGATCACGCAAGCCTCAGCCCCGGTTAAGGCCATCGCTTGTTCAAAATGATAACGGTGACCATTGTGTAAAGGGTTGTATTCAACGATTAAGCCGACGACTTTCATGCTTTCACCTCTTGTTCCATCATATTTGACAAAAGCTTAACTTTCAAGCTATAATAAATTCTGTTGCTTTGAGGTGACAAACATTGAAAATACCGACACATCGCATCCTTCATTTAGCGGATCAATCATTGCCTTTGCATGAAACATATGACATGAGCGCCCTTACAGAGCGCCATAAACAGCTTCTGTCCATAGGCCCTGTAGAATTTAACGGTGAGGGTTATTTGGAATCGGGCTTGTTTGTTATCAAAGGAGAAGTTAAAGGGGAATATATCCTCACTTGTTCCCGCTGCTTGAGAGAATTGGAAAAGTCCTTTAGTCAAGCTGTTGAAGAACGCTTTGATTTAAACCCTGAACAGCATCGTTTCAACGGGGATGATGAGCAAGAGGATATCCATCCTGTACATGAAAATGTGCTGGACTTGACACCTTACATTGAACAACAGGTGTTACTCTCGATCCCGTTTATTCCCGCTTGTGAAGATGAAGCAACTTGTCAGGAAAACATGCTTCAAGAGGGAAAAGGCTGGTCCATTGCCCGGGAAGAGGAACAACAGGAAAAAGTGGATCCCCGGCTGGCTGAACTGGCCAAACTCTTGAATAAGGACCAGTAATCACTTAGGCTGCTACCGTAAACCAATCGCTTACATACCGACTCAACCTGGTAAAGGGGGTGGAGAACATGGCAGTACCTTTTCGGAGAACATCAAAAACCCGCAAAAGAAAACGTCGCACTCACTTTAAACTGAGTGTTCCGGGCATGGTCAAATGCTCTTACTGCGGTGAATACAAACTGGCTCACCGCGTCTGCAAAGCCTGCGGAACATACAAAGGTGAAGATGTAGTCAATGACTAAAAAGGTAAGGGGTTGCTCTTACCTTTTTTTATATTGTCCCCCAATGCATGATTCTCCTCCGCTTAAGCCATGCTAGGTAATGTGTTTTTGATCCTGCAAAACAGGTTCAAAAATGCACAAGTGAGAAAAGGACCGGGGAGGAATGGTCATGAATCAACAAAACCAACAAATTCAGCAGTTGCAACAAGCGGTTCAACAAGCTCAGCAAGCTGTTCAGCAGGCCACTCAGCAAGCCAATCCCCAACTAATTCAACAGGCTCAGCAACAATTGCAGCAAGCCCAGCAGCAGTTGCAACAAGCTCAAGCTTCTGCCCAAGCTCAGCAACAACAACAATTTCAGCAGGTACAGCAGCAGCTTCAACAAGCTCAGCAGCAATTGACACAGGCCCAAAACAAGCTACAGCAGCAATAACCTTCTTTTGCTCCCGGTAGATTAGCAAGGAGTCAGCTAATCAGGTACTGTGTTACTTCCTCAAGGCTCTCGCTCTGGCCAACAGGCCGAAGCGAGGGCTTTTTAGGTAAAAAGCAGCGATGGTATTTTCAAACTCTGTAGTGGGAGGAAAAAGGATGGCGGTAGGCGAAAAAGTAAATATGAAGTTGATTTTGACCTGGAGACAAAAGGCCAGTGGGGCATTTATGAGAAAAAGTTAGCGGACAGTTCTAGCAAGGGGGAAAGGCGATGATTAAAAAGGATGTTATCGAGCATATGGGTGTGTTAACCCTGGCCAGGCCATGGGTGCATAATGCCGTTAACCGCCAGATGATCAAGGAATTGGGCCAACATTTACAAGCGTGGCGGGATGACAGGGAGATTAAAATGGTCATACTCACTGGAGAAGGGAACTCGTTTTGTTCAGGGGGAGATATTGAGGAATTTAACACGCTGAGCAAAGCAGAACTCAGCGCCTGTTTTCAGCAGATGAAAGAGGTTTTGTTAGCGTTGCACTATTTTCCCAAACCGACTGTGGCTGCTTTAAACGGGACAGCGGTGGGAGGGGGCTGTGAGCTGGCCAGTGCCTGCGATTTTCGTTTGGCCCATCCCGCTGTTCAGCTCGGGTTTGTGCAGATTCGTTTGGGGATTACGACCGGCTGGGGAGGAGCTAATTATCTGTTTAAACTTCTCCCCCGTCAAAAAGCACTGGACATGCTGTTAAGCGGAGAGAGGATGTCCGGCACTGAAGCCCATAAGCTGGGTTTTGTCGATAAAATCTTTCCCACAGACCATTTTTTTGAACATGTGCTCACCTGGTGCAGACGCTTTGCCCGTCAGCCCCTGGACGCGCTGCTTCTCTACAAACAAACTGCGCAGCAAGCGGAAGATCCCCGCTTCAGTTTTTCCGAGAAGGTGACGGCAGAAGTTGAGCGGTGCATACAGGTGTGGGCAGGTCCGGTTCATCAGCAGTCAATGATCCACTTTTTGCAAAAAATAAAGAAAAAATAGTTGGCCAGGTTTAAAAGATTGTGATTTGGGCATACTTCCAATAGTAGAACAAGATTCTATGAACTCTACTAAGTGCATAGACTAATTAAAAAGCTGCTATTGGAGGGATCAGAATGGTTGCTCAAAGACAAGATGCATGGACGGAGGAAGATGATCTCATCCTGGCTGAGGTGACCTTGCGTCACATCCGGGAAGGAAGCACGCAGCTTGCTGCCTTTGAGGAAGTGGGCCAGCGTTTGGGGCGCACGCCGGCTGCCTGCGGATTTCGCTGGAATAGTTTGGTGCGCAAGAAGTATGAGTCTGCCATCCAAATTGCCAAAGCACAGCGCAATCAGCTGAAAGCAAGAAGTAAAAAGCGGACTTCCACCGCTGAAAGTGATAGAGTGCAAGAGTTGTCAGCTCCGGGCACAAACCAGGAACTGGCTCAGGAGATGACCCCTGAATTGGATGTGCGCACGGAAGTAACTGAACAAGCGGAATCAACGCTGACCTATGACGATGTGATTCGTTTTCTCCGCCAACAAAAGGAATCTTATAAAAAGATGAGGCAAGTAGATCAACTGTTAAATCAAAAAGAAGAAGAAATTAAAAAGTTACGAGAAGAGAATGAACAGGTGAAAAAGGAACTGGAAAGCATCCAAAAAGAGTATGATATGATGAATGAAGATTACCAAGCTTTGATGAGAATTATGGACCGTGCCCGGAAACTTGCCTTTTTGGGTGATGATGAGCAGGAAGAACGGATCAGTTTTAAAATGGACAAAAACGGCAACTTGGAGCGGGTTGAAAAGGGATAATCAACCTTGATGGATTATAGAGAATCCAAAGCATAAACAAAAGGGAAGAGAGCCCCTTACTGTAAGGACGGGATGGGGGCACCTCTTCCTTTTTTCGTGTACACATTTTTGTGTTCTCAACCAGTGCGACTGATAGCAGGGGATGGCAGGACCATACAAAATAACTTTGACTACAGTTTTCCAGATCCTACAGTTCCAGGTCGCTGTCTTCCAATTCCCTTTCTTTAACGCCTTCCGGCAGCCAAATATAGGGGCTTTCTCCCCTGTCACGAACCGGATTGTACTTTACAGGCTGAAAACCCATTTTGAGCCAAAAATCACCCGACTGTTGTCTGGCATTGGTTTTGATAGGCTGACCAAAGCTTTTGGCATATTCAACCAAGGCCGTCCCGTAACCGCGGTGGCGATAATCTGGCAAAACCTCCAGTTTCCACAGCTCCAAATAATCTTGCGGGGGATCAAAATAGCGGTCATACTTGGCGTTAATCTGGTACAAACTCATGCGGGCCACCAGCTTATCCCCATAATAAATGCCATAGAAGGGAGAGTTGCTGTCATCTTCAATAATGTTGGCTTGCAGATCTTCGAGCATAGACAATTCTTCTAAGCCATATTCCTTAAATTTCTGAAACTCCTCCAGTGTTTTGTAATTAATTAATAAGCGCTTCACTTCTGGCTTATCCACAATTGACACCCCTTTTTTGCAGCTACCTTCAGTATTAGTTTACTGTTTTTACGATGATTTTACAATAAATGTGCTAGATTTAGCGATTATCTTAAATTTTAAAAAAGTAAGAGGAATTTTTCAGGCTCATGTCGAATGAAATGTACTTAGAAGATTCATTCTTCTTTCTGTATCTCTGCAGAAGATGATGGGGGAAGGAGTGAAGGCATGGCTAAGAAAAAAGTGTTAATTGCCAACAGGGGGGAGATTGCCCGGCGAGTGATCCGCACCTGTAAGGAGCAGGGCTATGGAACTGTGGCCATTTACTCGGATGCGGATCAGGAGATGCTTTATTTACAAGAGGCCGACGAAGCCGTCCATATAGGTCCGGCGCCGGTGGCCCAAAGTTACCTGCAGATGGACCGTATTATCTCTGTCGCTAAGGAGCGGGGCGCAGATATGGTCCACCCGGGTTACGGGCTTCTGTCGGAAAACGCAGATTTTGCCCTTAAATGCCAGGAGGCGGGTCTTATTTTCATTGGTCCCTCGCCTGAGGTCATCGGGCAGATGGGGGATAAGCTGATGGCCCGCAATGTGATGAAAGAGGCAGGGGTGCCCGTTGTGCCTGGAGGGGAAACAGCAGCAGGGGATGTGCAGGAGGCATTGGCTCAAGCAGAACAGATCGGCTATCCTGTGATGTTGAAAGCCAGTGCTGGTGGAGGGGGCATCGGTCTTTCTGTTTGTCACACGCCTGAAGAGCTTAAAACAGCCTATGCATCTGCCAAAGGCAGAGCCAAGGCTTATTTTGGTCAAGATCACATGTTTGTGGAGAAATATATTGAGGATCCCCGGCATATTGAGGTCCAAATTGCGGCTGATGAGCATGGTCATGTTTGCCACCTGTTCGAACGGGATTGCTCTATCCAGCGTCGTCATCAGAAGGTCATTGAGGAGTCACCCTCACCATTTGTGGATGAAGAGACCCGCAGCAAGATCTGTCAGACGGCGGTCAGGGCTGCGGAAGCAGTGGGTTATACGGGCGTGGGTACAGTGGAATTTATTATGGGGCACGACAAACAGTTTTATTTTATTGAGATGAATACCCGCCTGCAGGTGGAACATCCGGTTACAGAAGCGATTACGGGGTATGACTTGGTCGCCTTACAACTGGCCATTGCCGAAAATCAACCCCTTCCTTTTGTCCAGGAGGAGATTAAGTGCCAGGGACATGCCATTGAGTTGCGTATTTATGCGGAGGATCCGGTTACGTTTATGCCATCACCGGGACAAATTACTGTTTATGAACGCCAGGAGGGAGAGGGTGTACGCTTTGATGATGCCATCCGTTCAGGAAGCCGGATAACGCCTTATTATGATCCGCTCATTGCCAAGTTGATTGTAAGCGATTTCAGCAGAGAAAAAGCTATTGATAAAGCGGCCCGTGTGCTGGATGAGGTGAAACTGGAAGGGATCAAACATAATATCCCCTTTTTGCTTGATGTGTTGAATGATCAGAGGTTTAGGGCAGGACATTATACGACCCAGTTTGTCAAATACTTAAGGGAAACGATAAATTAAAGCCCTAGGCTTTTTAAAAAACCAGAGGAGGGTGCTTACTTTGAAAAAGATTGTATCCACGATGACAGGAAGTGTCTTTCAAGTTCACGTCAAGGCAGGAGATGAGGTGCAGCCCGGCCAGGATGTGGTCATTTTGGAATCAATGAAAATGGAGATTCCCGTCACAGCTGAACAGGGCGGAACCGTAAAAGAAGTCAAAGTGGATGTGGGTGATTTTGTAAATGAAGGTGACGTGGTTGTGGTGCTTGAATAAGGCTGTTCTGTTTTTGTTGGTGAACGAGCGCTCGGTCTTTAGCCACAGAAAGGGGAGAGATGGATGACACGGGCATTGGAGGAAACGTTAAAACAACGCATTGCACAGATCGAACAGGGTGGAGAGGAGAAGTATCATCACAAAGCCAAAGAACAAAACAAACTTTTTGTTCGTGAGCGCCTCCGTCTGTTACTAGATGAAGATACATTTGT
It encodes the following:
- the coaD gene encoding pantetheine-phosphate adenylyltransferase, producing the protein MTIKAVCPGSFDPVTYGHLDIIQRAANVFDHVIVAVLNNSSKKPLFTVEERMELLREVTRDMSNVEVDSFNGLLIDYMKKKGANTIVRGLRAVSDFEYELQVASINRKLDDSIETFFMMTNNKYSYLSSSIVKEIAKYHASVSDLVPPEVEEALMKKFGQV
- the ylbJ gene encoding sporulation integral membrane protein YlbJ, which gives rise to MQRAAYVKTGCMALFSLVLVVSILSFPQQSFDASLRGLTIWWEVVFPALLPFFITSELLMGFGVVHFLGVLLEPCMRPLFRVPGVGGFVMSMGIASGYPMGAKLTVRLREEELITRAEGERLVSITSTSGPLFMIGAVAVGFFHDVRLGVIIALSHYLSAICVGLIMRFHHYHESKPPKKRRSFFPQNNHNILYRALQAMHRARVKDGRTIGQLMGDAVLSSIQTLLLIGGFIIMFSVIINILHIIGLNKVMAFFLTLLLFPVGVDPALIHALLAGLFEITLGTQMASEAGDGIPLAHKVAIASAIIAWSGLSVHAQVASMLARTDIRYSPYLLARLIHAALACAWTYVLWKPLLPLLAHLSLPAITQSVPQNVSVWSHSHLFVFSTLLTTALVLVIASLIFFAFLQVKKRQF
- a CDS encoding patatin-like phospholipase family protein; its protein translation is MIRNQNQIEQQQPKIGLALGAGGARGLAHIGILQVLEEHNIPVHCIAGSSIGALVGSFYAVGHSPQQMRKFLSLFPQKYWLDYTVPKMGFIAGDKVKEIVRMLTKNKRIEELDKPLAIVATHLHKGERTVFRQGSIAEAVRASVSIPGIFEPAVIDGELYVDGGVVDRVPVSVLKEMKADLIVAVDVSYVGETNHQIKSIFDVIAQTIDIMEREILKYRMFDVDVLIRPQVNAYSTTMFYRGEEIIQEGVRSAEQAMPRIQESIRKWRESNTHV
- a CDS encoding SepM family pheromone-processing serine protease, encoding MFNGRNGRSWALVLLITLLLAGAYYYPLPYFVSQPGEAIELEPLIQVQGGHPEQGSFMLTTIRMGGANVITYALARWNEYMELIDKERILAHYEDEEEYSRYQLEAMETSKDAAIIAAYQFAGKQVNVVNHGIIVTHILADMPARETLQIGDVITHVDGLAVNTSEELIQYIQSKEVGDQVELIFKRGDEEQTVSLTLQPLPSVEEGGEERAGIGIGAVTDRQIEVEPPVEIQTKRIGGPSAGLMFALEIYNQLTEEDITKGYRIAGTGTIDADGRVGRIGGVHQKVVAADRAGADIFFAPNEGGAPESNYQRAVQAAQDIGTQMQIVPVDTIRDAVDYLRQLPEK
- a CDS encoding nucleotidyltransferase, coding for MKVVGLIVEYNPLHNGHRYHFEQAMALTGAEACVIVMSGHFLQRGEPALVNKWARTRMALDMGVDLVFELPYVYSTQQAEIFAYGAVFLLNQLPFVTHLCFGSESGNLEELNTAARMLATESQSFKKTLKAKLKEGHPYAYAYGHALAAQLNKSDRVDAKTFAQPNNILGLHYLMALHQLKSTIQPVTIKRYKAHYHQQTLTDTHIASATSIRQALLETAVPDWEAIRPFVPSFTLDVLKEEYEAGRGLICWENFYSYLLYALLSHSARDLNRIYEMEEGIEHRLKACVLSSHSAKHLIEQVKTKRYTWNRIQRILVHTLTQCHKQDIENLSLQEGPAYLRLLGYSAKGRELLNRYKKELTIPLIANIRQAHPPMLDWDLKAARIYTLGYRSDIRAKEWKRELAQPPLRT
- a CDS encoding YceD family protein; this translates as MKIPTHRILHLADQSLPLHETYDMSALTERHKQLLSIGPVEFNGEGYLESGLFVIKGEVKGEYILTCSRCLRELEKSFSQAVEERFDLNPEQHRFNGDDEQEDIHPVHENVLDLTPYIEQQVLLSIPFIPACEDEATCQENMLQEGKGWSIAREEEQQEKVDPRLAELAKLLNKDQ
- the rpmF gene encoding 50S ribosomal protein L32, translated to MAVPFRRTSKTRKRKRRTHFKLSVPGMVKCSYCGEYKLAHRVCKACGTYKGEDVVND
- a CDS encoding DUF2564 family protein; the encoded protein is MNQQNQQIQQLQQAVQQAQQAVQQATQQANPQLIQQAQQQLQQAQQQLQQAQASAQAQQQQQFQQVQQQLQQAQQQLTQAQNKLQQQ
- a CDS encoding enoyl-CoA hydratase/isomerase family protein codes for the protein MIKKDVIEHMGVLTLARPWVHNAVNRQMIKELGQHLQAWRDDREIKMVILTGEGNSFCSGGDIEEFNTLSKAELSACFQQMKEVLLALHYFPKPTVAALNGTAVGGGCELASACDFRLAHPAVQLGFVQIRLGITTGWGGANYLFKLLPRQKALDMLLSGERMSGTEAHKLGFVDKIFPTDHFFEHVLTWCRRFARQPLDALLLYKQTAQQAEDPRFSFSEKVTAEVERCIQVWAGPVHQQSMIHFLQKIKKK
- a CDS encoding RsfA family transcriptional regulator; amino-acid sequence: MVAQRQDAWTEEDDLILAEVTLRHIREGSTQLAAFEEVGQRLGRTPAACGFRWNSLVRKKYESAIQIAKAQRNQLKARSKKRTSTAESDRVQELSAPGTNQELAQEMTPELDVRTEVTEQAESTLTYDDVIRFLRQQKESYKKMRQVDQLLNQKEEEIKKLREENEQVKKELESIQKEYDMMNEDYQALMRIMDRARKLAFLGDDEQEERISFKMDKNGNLERVEKG
- a CDS encoding N-acetyltransferase translates to MDKPEVKRLLINYKTLEEFQKFKEYGLEELSMLEDLQANIIEDDSNSPFYGIYYGDKLVARMSLYQINAKYDRYFDPPQDYLELWKLEVLPDYRHRGYGTALVEYAKSFGQPIKTNARQQSGDFWLKMGFQPVKYNPVRDRGESPYIWLPEGVKERELEDSDLEL
- a CDS encoding acetyl-CoA carboxylase biotin carboxylase subunit, with product MAKKKVLIANRGEIARRVIRTCKEQGYGTVAIYSDADQEMLYLQEADEAVHIGPAPVAQSYLQMDRIISVAKERGADMVHPGYGLLSENADFALKCQEAGLIFIGPSPEVIGQMGDKLMARNVMKEAGVPVVPGGETAAGDVQEALAQAEQIGYPVMLKASAGGGGIGLSVCHTPEELKTAYASAKGRAKAYFGQDHMFVEKYIEDPRHIEVQIAADEHGHVCHLFERDCSIQRRHQKVIEESPSPFVDEETRSKICQTAVRAAEAVGYTGVGTVEFIMGHDKQFYFIEMNTRLQVEHPVTEAITGYDLVALQLAIAENQPLPFVQEEIKCQGHAIELRIYAEDPVTFMPSPGQITVYERQEGEGVRFDDAIRSGSRITPYYDPLIAKLIVSDFSREKAIDKAARVLDEVKLEGIKHNIPFLLDVLNDQRFRAGHYTTQFVKYLRETIN
- a CDS encoding acetyl-CoA carboxylase biotin carboxyl carrier protein subunit, which produces MKKIVSTMTGSVFQVHVKAGDEVQPGQDVVILESMKMEIPVTAEQGGTVKEVKVDVGDFVNEGDVVVVLE